CGGAACCGGGCTGGGCGACGCCGTCGTGGGCCACGTGCACCTCTCGGTCGGCGACGTCGCGAGCGCCCGCGAGTTCTACGTCGAACGGCTCGGCTTCGAGACCACGGCCGAGATGGGCGACCAGGCGCTCTTCGTCTCGGCGGGCGGCTACCACCACCACATGGCCATGAACACGTGGAACAGCCGAGGCGCGGGCCGGCGCGCCCTCGCGCTCGGACTCGGCACGGTCGAGATCGTGGTGCCGAGCGCCGACGACCTCGGCGAACTCGGCGAGCGCATGGGCCACTACCGCGTCGCCACCCGCGACGACGGCCTCACCCTCGCGTTCGACGACCCGTGGGCGAACCTCGTCGTGGTGCGCGCCGCCGGCTGAGCTTGCGAGGGTCGAGCCTGTCGAAACCAGCGCGCGGCGCGGATCTCGACAGGCTCGATCGGCCGAGCGGCACGAGGTCAGCCGCTCGGCTGCGTCGGCCCCTTCGCGTGCGACATGTCGTGGAACGCCTCGAACGCCTGCCCCTCGCCGGGCAGCGGCGCGACGTCGGGCCGGGCGCGCAGCCCGTCGAGCATGACGCCGAGCTGGCGGCGCCAGTAGGGCAGGTAGGCGGCGCCGTACTGGCCGAGCGAGCCGAGCATGTCGACCATCACGCTGAGATCGACCGCGGTGACGTCGGGGCGCAGCGACCCCTCGGCCTGGGCGCGGGCGACCACGGCGTCCATCATCGGCACGAACTCGGTGGCCGGGCGGTGGTTCGGATCGAGCTCGGCGACGCGGCGCATCACCGCCGGCAGGTGCGGCGAGGCGGCGAGCCATCCGCTGACCTGTTCGAGCCAGAGCTCGATCGCCTGCCACCCCGTCTCCGCGGCGAGGAACTGCGGTGCGAAGTCGTGCAGGTCGGCGACCGCGGCGTCGTAGAGCTCGCGCACGAGCGCGTCGCGGTTGGGGAAGTGGCGGTACACGGTGCCGGCTCCGACGCCGGCGCGCACCGCGAGCTCGTCGAGGGGCGCGTCGATGCCGCGCTCGGCGAACAGCTGCTTCGCCTCGACGAGCAGCCGCTCGTGGTTGCGCCGCGCATCGCGGCGGGGCGACTGGGATGAGCTCACGCTTTCACTGTACGCGCGTCGATCCGTTATGATTCGGAGGGTCAGCTCCGTTTACCCGAATAAACTGGGGTGACGACCGCTCTGGGGGGAGCGGTTGCGACGCGGCGGGCGCCTGCCGGTGTTTCCGGCAAGGGGGATGCCCGCCGTGTCGGCACCCCGCGGAAGATCTGGGAGCCTGACTCGCTCAGCGCGCGACGGCCTGCGCGAACCAGCCCGTGATGGTCGCCGGGTGCGTGATCGCGGTGCCGACCACCACGGCGAACGCTCCGGCGTCGATGCACGACGAAGCGTGCGCGGGCGTGTGCACGCGCCCTTCGGCGACGACCGGCACCTCGAGCCGCGCGACCAGTTCGGCGAGCACCTCGAGGTCGGGGCCATCGGTCCTCGGTCGCTCGTCGGTGTACCCGCAGAGCGTCGTGCCGACCAGATCGGCGCCCGCGTCCGCCGCGGCCAGCCCGTCGGCGACCGATCCGACGTCGGCCATGACGAGCACCCCGGTCCCCTCGCGGAGCCGGCGCACCGTCTCGGCGAGCCCCAACCCGTCGGGTCGCTCGCGACGCGTGCCGTCGATCGCGACGATCTCGGCGCCCGCACGCGCCACGGCGAGCGCGTGGTCGAGCGTCGGCGTGATGAAGACCCCGCCGTCGCCGTCCTTCCAGAGCCCGATCTGCGGCAGCGCGACGCGGTCGTGGATGAGACGCACGTCGGCGATCCCCTGCGCCCGGACGGCGACCGCGCCGCCGCGCACGGCCGACTCGGCGATCTGCGTCATCGTCTCGGGGTGCCGCATGGGCTCGCCCGGATACGCCTGGCACGAGACGATGAGCCCGCCGCGCAGGGTGCTGAGGTCGAGGTCGGTCATGCTGGGTCCTCCGTGCTGCTGGGGGTGACGAGGGCTGCGGCTCCCACGATCGCGGCGTCCGCGCCGAGCGCAGCGGCCACGATCGGCGTGTCGGCGAGCAGCGACATGCGTTCGGCGCCCGCGGCGTCGTGGAGCGCGGTCCACCACGACTCCCCCGCCGCCGCGAGCCCGCCGCCGACGATCACGACGTCGGGGTCGAACGCGTTCACGAGACCACCGATCGTGCCGCCGAGCGCACGGCCCGCGAGGGCGACGGATGCCGCGGCGTGCACGTCGCCCGCCCCGGCACGCCGCACCACCTCGCGGCCGTCGGCCACCGAGTCGTCGCCGCTCAGCTCACGGTAGACGGCGCACATCGCGGGACCGGAGGCGACCGCCTCCAGGTGCCCGGCGCCACCGCAGGTGCACGGCCTGCCGGCGGCCTCGATGGAGGGCACGTGGCCGAAGTGCCCCGAGACCCCGCGGCGCCCGGCATGCACCCGCCCGTCGACGACCAGCGCGCCGCCGACGCCGGTTCCCGCCGCGATCATGAGCACGGTGGGCGCGCCGGCGCCCGCGCCGTGCAGCGCCTCGCCGAGGGCGTGCGCGTGCACGTCGTTGACGACGGCGACGGGCATGCCGAGCTCGGCCGCGAGCACGTCGCGCACGGGCGTGCCCGTCCAGCCGGGCAGGGAGTCGGTCGCCGAGGCCACCGCGCCGCTCGCCGCGTCGATGACCCCGGCGGAGCCCACGCCGCATCCGCTCACGACGACATCCGTGCCCGCACGGTCGAGGAGCGCCCGCACGAGCTGCACGACGGTGTCGAGCACCGCGCCGGGACCGAGCGTCGCCGGCGTCGGCGCCCACGCCCGGTCGAACACCGCGCCGCCGGTGCCGACGAGCCCGGCGGCGGTCTTCGTGCCGCCGAGGTCGACGCCGATGGCGGCGCGCATCAGGCCGAGAGCCCCGCGCGGTCGACGATCGCGGTGATGCGGGCGACGGTGTCCCCTTCGAGCGACGGCACGGGCTGCGACATCCGGTTCGAGGAGATGACGCCGAGGTGGGCGAGCGCCGTCTTGAACGCACCGAGACCTGCCGCCTCGCCGCTCACGCCGTTCGCCTGGAAGACGATCTCGAAGAGCTCGGCCACTTCGTCCTGCAGTTCGCGCACGCGCACCCAGTCGGCGGCGCCCGCCGCGTCGAAGAGCTGCACGTAGCGCCCCGGGTCGACGTTGCCGAGGCCGGGGACGACCCCGTCGGCGCCGGCCAGCAACGCGCCGTCGACGACGACCTCGTGGCCGGTGAAGAGTGCGAGCGGACTGCCGGCGGCGCGGTTGGCCATGACGAGGCGGCGGAACGCGACGTCGTCGCCGCTCGAGTCCTTGACCCCGGCGAGCACGCCCTCGACTCCGAGGCGTACGAGCATCGCGTGGTCGAGCTTGGAGTGCACGCGCACCGGCACGTCATACGCGAAGAGCGGCAACGACGTGGCCGCCGCGATGGTGCGGAAGTGCGTCTCGACCTCGGCGGCGCTCGGGCGCGCGTAGTACGGCGCGGTCGCGACGATCGCGTCGACGCCCGCGGCCTCGGCGAGACGCACCTGGCCGATGACGCGGGCGGGCGTCATCTCGTTGACGCCCGCGATCACGGGCACGCGGCCGGCGGCGACCCGAACGGACGCCTCGAGCACGCGCGTGCGCTCGTCGTCGGAGAGGAACGCGACCTCACCCGAGGAGCCGAGCACGAAGAGTCCGTGCACGCCGCCGGCGATGAGCCGCTCGACGAGGCGCTCGAACGCGGTCTCGTCGAAGGCGCCCGACGCATCGAGCGGGGTGAGGACGGGCGGGATGACGCCGCGGAAGGCGGGGGTGGTCACGTTGGAGCTCCTGGTGTTCGTGGATCAGGTGGTTCGTGGAAGGGTGGTGCGACGACGCGGCCGGGATTCGGCGCGCCTGGGTCGTCACCGGTGGTGCAGCAGGCTCGGCGCCGCGCCGAGCAGGGTGCGCGTGTAGGCGTCGCGCGGGTCGGCGAGCACGTCGTCGGCCGGCCCCTCCTCGACGATGCGGCCGGCGTACATCACGACGATGCGGTCCGAGACGTAGCGCACCGTCTGGATGTCGTGCGAGATGAAGACCATGCCGAGGTCCAGCCGCTCCTTCAGGTCGCTCAGGAGGTTGAGGATCTGGGCGCGCACCGACACGTCGAGCGCACTCGTGGGTTCGTCGGCGACGATCACGTCGGGGTCGAGCGCGAGCGCCCGCGCGATGGCGACGCGCTGCCGCTGCCCGCCCGAGACCTGGCCGGGCAGCACCTCGGCCGCAGAGGCGGGGAGCCCGACGAGCTGCAGCAGCTCGACGACGCGCGCCTCGCGCTGCGCCTTCGTGCCGATGCCGTGCACGTTGAGCGGGTCGAGCAGGATGTCGCGCACCGACATCCGCGTGTTCAACGCCGTCGACGGGTCCTGGAAGACGACCGAGACCGCGCGGCCGTACTCCGCGCGCATCGCGGGAGTGCGGCGCTCGAGCGGCGCACCGCGGAAGCTCACCGTGCCCGAGGTCGGCACCTGCAGCCCCACCATCACGCGGGCGAGGGTCGACTTGCCGCAGCCCGACTCGCCGACGATGCCGATCGTCTCGCCCCGGCGCAGCGCCAGGTTCACGCCGTTGACGGCGTGCACGCGGTCGCGCTTGAACAGCGTGCCCGTGCGCGCCTTGTGCACCACGTGGATGTCGTCGAGGCGCAGGATCTCGTCGCCGCTCATCGGGTCACCTCCGGTCGGAGCCCGGCCTCGTCGGCGCGTGCTGCGTAGTAGTGGTCGGAACCGTCGATCGGGCGGAGCTCCGGCCGGGCGTCGCCGACCGGGCGGCCCTCGACCGATCGCGGCGCGAACCGGTCGCCCGTCACGAAGTCGCGCGGCGACGGCACGGTGCCGGGGATCTGGTGCAGGCGATCGGCGGCGTCCTCGATCGAGAGCACCGAGCCGAGCAGGCCCCGCGTGTACTCGTGCTGCGGCTGCATGAGCAGGCTCGTCGTCGGTGCCGACTCGACGACCTGGCCCGCGTACATCACGGTGACCTTGTGCGCGAGCTCGGCGACGAGGGCGAGGTCATGGCTCACGAAGACCATCGCGAAGCCGAGCTTCTCGCGCAGCTCGTTGAGGAGGTCGACGACCTGCGCCTGCACCGTCACGTCGAGTGCCGTCGTCGGCTCGTCGGCGATGATCAGCTTGGGGCTGCGCGTGAGCGCCATCGCGATGAGCACGCGCTGCCGCTGCCCGCCCGAGAGTTCGTGCGGGTAGCTCTTGAGCGTGCGGTCGGGGTCGAGGCCGACGAGGCGCATGAGCTCCTCGGCGGTACGGGTGCCGCCGCGCTTGATGAGCTGGCCGAGCTGGGTGCGGATGAGCATCGACGGGTTGAGCGAGCTCAGCGCGTCCTGGTAGACCATCGCCATCTCGTGGCCGAGCAGCGCCTGGCGTTCCTTCGGCGGCATCGTCAGCAGGTCGCGCCCCTGGAAGCGCACCTGCCCGGTGATGACGGCCGTGTCGGGCAGGAGGCCCATGATCGCGAGGCTCGTGATCGACTTGCCGCACCCGGATTCGCCGACGAGCGCCATGGTCTCGCCGGGGCGCACCGAGAAGCTCACGCCGTCGACCACGGCGACGTCGCCGTGCCGGTCGGGGAAGCGGATGCTGAGGTCGCGCACCTCGAGCAGCGCATCGGCGTCGGCGGTGTAGACGAGCCGGTCGGTTCGGGATGCCTCGGCCACGCGCAGCTCGGCGAGGTGCGCCTGCAGGGCGCCGCTGCGCGCCGCGGCCTCGGCCGCCTCCCGCCCGATGGCGGAGGTCGCGATCGTCTGCAGGGCCACCGATGCCGTGTCGGGGAACGGGTCGTAGCCCGACTCGGACTCGACGGTCATGTCGAGGGCGGCATCCGCCGCCGCGGTCTCCGCCGCGGCGTCGACCGTGCGTCGCCGCGCACCGGGCTTGACGAGCGCGTCGGTCACGCCCTCGGCGAGGATGTTCAGCGAGAGCACCGTGATGAGGATCACCATGCCCGGGAAGAACGTCGCCCACCAGCCGCCGCTGAGCAGGAGGTTGCGGCCCGAGGCGATGATGTTGCCCCACGAGGGAGCTGGGTCCTGCACCCCGGCGCCGATGAACGAGAGGCTCGCCTCGAAGACGATCGCGTCGGCGACGAGCACCGTGACGAACACGAGGATCGGCGCGGCGCAGTTTCGGGCCACGTGCCAGAACAGGATGTACGAGATGCGGGCGCCCATGACCCGCTCGGCGGCGATGTAGTCCTCGCCGAACTGCGCGAGCACGTTGGCGCGCACGATCCTCGCGATCTGCGGCACGTACAGGAACGCGATCGTGCAGATCAGCACCGGCAGGTCCTTGCCGAAGACGGCGACGAAGACGATCGCGAGCGCGATGCCCGGGAACGACATGATGATGTCGAGGACGCGCATGACGACCTCGCGCAGCCAGTTCGGGCCGGTGGCGGCGATCGAGCCGACGATCGATCCCACGATGAGCGCGATCGTCGTGGCCCCGATGCCGATGGCGAGCGAGTACCGCGCGCCGTAGATCAGGCGGGAGAGGATGTCGCGGCCGTTGCGGTCGGTGCCGAACCAGTGCTCCCACGACGGCGGTTGGGCGGGAATGCCGGACTTGAGCGGGTCGTAGGGGGCCACGAGCGGCGCGAAGATCGCGACGAGCACCACGAGGGCGAGGAAGGCCACGGCGATCTTCGCCCCCACCGGCATGGCGCCGAAGCGCTGGCCCGGGGTGCTCAGCCGTTCGGCGAGAGAGCGACGCATCGTTACACCGTCCGGATTCTGGGGTTGATGACGAGGTAGAGCATGTCGACGATGATGTTGACGAGCACGAAGGTCAGGGCGATCGTGAGCGTGACGCCCTGCACGAGGTTGATGTCGTTGTTCGTGACGCCGTTGAGGATGAGCTTGCCCATGCCGGGCAGGTCGAAGATGACCTCGATGACGACGGCGCCGCCGAGCAGGTAGCCGATGCGGAGGCCGAGCACGGTCACCGGGGTGATGAGGGCGTTGCGCAGCACGTTGCGTCCGACGACGACGTGGCGGGGCAGCCCGCTGCCGATCGCGGTGCGCACGTAGTCGCGGTCGAGCTCCTCGACCATCGAGGTGCGCACGACCCGGGTGAGCGAAGCCGCGACGGGGATGCCGAGCGCGATGGCGGGCAGCGTCATCGAGTTCAGCCAGCCCGAGACCGAGTCGCCGGGGTTCACGTAGCCGCCGGTGGGGAACCAGCCGAGGCCGAGGGCGAATGACTGGATGAGCAGGATCGCGAGCCAGAACGACGGGATGGCGATGCCGGCGATCGAGAGCACGCGGGTGAGCTGGTCGGGCCAGCGGTCGCGATAGAGCGCCCCGGTCACGCCCATGACGAGCGAGAGCACGCCGGCGATGAGGAGACCGAGGAAGGTCAGCTGCAGGGTGAGCGGGAACGCCGTGGCGATCGCCTCGGAGACGGGTTGGGCGGGCGGCACCGTGGTGCCGAGGTCGCCGCGCAGCAGGTTCCCGAGGAACCGCAGGTACTGCACGAGGATCGGGTCGTTCAGGCCGGCCTGTTCGCGGTAGGCCTCGCGGGCCTCTTCCGACGAACTCTCGCCGAGCGCGTTGATCGCGGGGTCGCCGGGGGCGAACTGCATCACGAAGAACACCAGGGCGGTGATGCCGAGCACCATGATCGGCAGGACCGCCAGTCGGCGGACCATGAGCCGCAACAGCGTGGTCACAGGGTATTGCTCCTCAGGAAGAACCGGGGGCCGACCAGGCGGTCGGCCCCCGGTGGTCGGATCAGCCTCGGCGTGCCACGTCGAGGAACGACAGGCCGGTGAACGCGAGCGGCTCGAAGTCGGCGAGCGCGTCCGCGTCCCACGCGGTCGGGAGCTTGCGATGCACGAGCGGGTAGACCGGGCACTCCTCGGCGATCAGGTCGAACGCCTGACCCCAGAGCTTCGCCTGTTTCTCGGTGTCGCCGGTCGCGACGGCGTCGTCGAGCAGCGCCGTGAGCTCGGCGAAGCCGGAGGAGTCCGCCCAGCGGTACCGCTTCGACGGCCACACCGTGTCGGCTCCGTACCACCAGCGCAGCAGCAGGTCGGCGTCGTTGCCGAACACCGACGGGTCGCCGGGCGCGACCATGACGGTGTAGGCGCCGGAGTCGACGATCTTGTACTGGGCGCCCGACTGGTTCGCGTCGATCGTGGTCGCGATGCCGACGGCGTCGAGGTCCTCCTTGATGAGCGGCAGCACGTCCTTCACCCAGCTGGTGTCGGTCGCGAGCAGCGTGATCGACAGGTCGGAGACGCCTGCGGCGGAGAGCAGCTTCTTCGCCTTCTTCACGTCGTACGTGTAGACGGTCTTCGCCTTCTGGTACGACGGGTGCTCCTGCTGCAGGTAGCTCGTGGCGGGGGTCGCCTGCCCGAGCATGCCGACGTCGACGAGCTTGTCGTAGTCGATCGCGTAGCGGAACGCCTGGCGCACGCGCACGTCGTCGAAGGGGGCCGCTTCGCAGTTGAACATCATGAAGAGCTGGCCGAACGACTGCACGGATTCGACCGTCGAGTCCTTCGAGAGGTTCGCGACGTCGATGTAGGGCACGTCCTCGATCGCCTGCACGCGACCCGACTGCACCGCGGTGACGCGAGCCGCGGCATCCGACAGCAGGTTCCAGGTCATGGCTGCGGCGAGCGCGGGTCGCGAGCCGGTGTAGGCCTCGTTGCGCTCGAAGGTGAGCTTGTCGTCCTTGACGGCGCTCGTGATCTTGTAGGGGCCGGTGCCGGTCGGCAGTGCGTCGAACGCCGCCGGGTCGGCGGTGACGATGGCCTGCGGAACGATCTTGACGACCGAGAGGCGCTCGACGGCGAGGGAGAACTTCTGGTTGAGCGTGATCTCGACCGTGTTGTCGTCGACCTTCTCGACGCCCGAGATGAAGGGGATGAAGGTGCGGTAGAGCGAGTTGTTGGCGGGGTCGAGCACGCGCTGGAAGGAGAAGACCACGTCGTCGGCCGTGACCGGGCTGCCGTCGTGGAAGACGGCGCCCTCGCGGAGCGCCACCGTGATCGTGGTGCCGTCTGCCGACGGCAGATCGGCGGCGAGCGCGGCATAGGGCTCGCGGCTGATGGGGTCGAGTTCGACGAGGCCTTCGAGGGTGTGCCAGTTCGCGGCGACGGTGACCGCGCCCGTGGTGGTCATGGGGTCGAAGCCGGTGGAGAGGGGATACGAGATGCCCGCATCGATGGTGCCGTTCGGGTCGGCCGGCGCACCGGTCTCGTTCGCGGCCGGCTTGTTCGTCGACGCCGGGCCGCTGCACGCGGCCAGCGTTGCGACGATTCCCATGGCACCGGCGGCCTGGAGGAAGACCCTGCGGCTGGTCTCCACTCGGAGCGTTTCCTTCAACATTGGATGAATTCTCCTGGATATCGGACATCAGACGTCGTATCTGAGTACACTGAAGCTAGCCCCAACCGAGCGAGAGGTCAAGCCGAAGATGACGACACGTGATCTGACTGTGACGCAGATGTTCTCCGGACCATCGCGACGCCGGGAATCGGTCACCGACCAGATCAAGCACCTCATCCTCACCGAGGGCCTGCGCCCCGGTGACCTCATGCCGACCGAGGCGGAGATCTGCGCCCGACTGGAGGTCAGCCGCTCGAGCGTGCGCGAGGCGATGCGCACCCTCGCGGCGCTCGACATCGTCGAGGTGCGCCACGGCCACGGCACCTACGTCGGCCAGCTCTCCCTGGCGCCGCTCGTCGAGGGCCTGGTGTTCCGCGGAGTCGTCGATCAAGACGACAGCGTCGCCGCGCTCCGCGAGGTGGTCGAGGTGCGCGAGGCGCTCGACCTCGCCATGGCGGAACAGATCGTGGCCGCCCTCGACGGCACCCACGACCCCGAACTCGAGCAGCTGGTCGCGGCGATGACGGCGAAGGCCGCACGTGGCGAGGCGTTCGCCGCCGAAGACCTCGCCTTCCACACCAGACTGCTCGGCTACCTCGACAACGCGCTCGTCGGCCAGCTCGTCGCCGCCTTCTGGGAGGTCAACACGATCGTCTACCCGATGCTCGGGCTGGCGCCCGCCGAAGACATCGTCGACACCGCGCACGCTCACGGCGCGATGCTCGAGGCCGCGGCATCCGGCGACGCCGCGCGCTACCGCGAGGCCGTCATCGAGCACTACCTGCCGCTGCGGCGCGCACTCGACAAGGCGGCCACCCGCCGCTGAGCCCGCACGGCCGCCCGGCTCCCGGTCGACCGCCGCTCAGCCGACCATCTCGGCGAACGCGTCGAGCGCGAGCATGTCGTCGTCGACGCCGCCGCCCTCGTGGCCGTTGTAGGGCCAGACCGTGATGGACTTCGGTGCCGGCGAGTTGTTGTAGGCCGCGAAGACCGTCGACGGCGGGCACACGGCGTCCATGAGCGCGACCGTCACGCGCAGCGGCGCGGTGCCGCGGCGGGCGAAATTGACCCCGTCGAAGTACGACAGCGTGTCGAGCACCGCCTCGGTGCGGTCGCGGTAGTGCGCGAGGTACTCGGCGATCTCCCGGTACGGCCGCGCGTCGGTGATCACGGTGGCGCGCGGGAAGTCGCAGAGGAACGGCACGCGCGCGACGACGCCCGCGAGTCCGGGCACGAGCCCCGCGACTGCGAGCGCGAGACCCCCGCCCTGACTGATGCCCGTGACCAGGAGGCGGTCACCGTCGACGAGCGGCAGCTCGCGTGCCGCATCGGTGAGCCGCACCGCGTCGGTGATGAGGCGTCGGTAGTAGTACTCCTCGGCGCTCTCGATGCCGCGCGTGAGGAACCCGGGCACGTGCGGTCCCGAGCCGGCCTCGTCGCCGGTCGCGCCGCGCGAGCCGCTCCAGGCCTGGCCTCGCGTGTCGAGCTCGAGGTGGGCGTAGCCCGCCGACGCCCAGAGCAGGTTCTCGACGGCATCGCCGCGACCCCGGCCGTAGCCGTGCAGCTGCACGATCGTCGGCAGCGGCCTGTCGGCGCCGGCGGGAACGCGGAGCCAGGCGCGCACGATCTGGCCGCCGAACCCGCGGAAGGCCACGTCGTAGACGTCGAGGGTGACGATCGGCGTGGCGGTCGCGGTCATGGTCGCATCGACGGGAACGCTGCGGGCCTCGGCGAGCGTGCCCGCCCAGAACTCGTCGAAGTCGGCCGGCTCGCGCCCGCTGCCGAGATAGGTGCGGAGTTCGGACTCTGGAAGATCGACGTGCATGATGCGGCCTCTCGGTGCTCGATTCCCGGCGCTCACCGTAGCACGCGACGCACTGGACATCTGATGTCAGATGTGTTGTGCTGATGCGATCGGCACTCGCCGCACGACCACACGACAGGGAAGTCTGGGAACATGTTCGCGAATCTCACCGGCTGGCACATGCTCGTCGTCGTCTTCATCATCCTGCTGCTCTTCGGCGCGCCGAAGCTGCCCGCGCTCGCGAAGAGCCTCGGCCAGTCGATGCACATCCTGAAGAAGGAGGTGCGGTCGACCGACGACCCCGTCGACGGCGACGAGGCGGCGGCGCGGCCGACGGTCGCGGAGACGGGAGCAGGCACGGGCGCGACGTCAGCCTGACGCCGATCGGGTTCGTCGGCCATCCCCCGTGGTTAGGCTGGGGCCGTGACTACTGAGCCAACCGAGCCCGGCGACGACGCCATCGACGGCATCGAAGCCAACACCCGCACGATCGAGGCATCCGTCGTCACGGACTTCAGCGATCGCATGAGCTACGGCGGCTACCTCGACCTGCCGACGCTGCTCTCGGCGCAGCAGCCGATCTCGCGACCCGAGCACCACGACGAGCTGCTGTTCATCATCCAGCACCAGACCACCGAGCTCTGGTTGAAGCTCGTACTGCACGAGCTCGAGACCGCGCGCGACCTGCTGCGCGCCGACGAGCTCGCGCCGGCGCTCAAGTGCATCGCGCGTGTCAAGCACATCCAGAAGACGCTGACCGAGCAGTGGTCGGTGCTCGCGACGCTCACGCCCACCGAGTACGCGCAGTTCCGCGGCGTGCTCGGCAACGCCAGCGGGTTCCAGTCGTACCAGTACCGCGCGGTCGAGTTCGTGCTCGGCAACAAGAACGCGAAGATGATGCAGGTCTTCGAGTCGGATGCCGCGGCCACCGCGATCCTCCGCCATGCCCTCGACTCCCCGAGCCTCTACGACGAGTTCCTGCGCCTGCTCGCCCGCGCCGGCTACCCGATCCCGGCCGAGATCCTCGAGCGCGACGTCACCCAGGCGTGGACCTTCGCCCCCGAGCTCGTGCCGGTGTTCGCCTCGATCTACGCCGACACCTCCGAGCACTGGGCCGCCTACGAGACCTGCGAGGAGCTCGTCGACCTCGAGGACAACTTCCAGCTCTGGCGATTCCGCCACCTGAAGACCGTCGAGCGCATCATCGGCAGCAAGACGGGCACCGGCGGTTCGAGCGGCGCGAGCTTCCTGCGGCGGGCGCTCGACCTCACGTTCTTCCCCGAGCTCTACGCCGTGCGCACCGAGATCCCGGGCTGACCATGGCCGGCTCCCTCGGTCATGCACCGCTCGACCTCGGGCCCGGTGCGCTGCGGGTGCGCCGCTCGATGAGCGCCGAGCGCCCCGGCGAGACGGGCACGATGCTGCCGCCGCTCATCGACCACCACGTGCACCTCATGCTGGTCGGGCCCGATGCCCTGCGCGACACCGCGCTCGCGGGCGTCGTCGACCTCGGCGGGCCGCTCGACACGATCGCGGCGTACGCCCGTCGCGACGGCGTGCCTCGGGTCGCCTTCGCGGGCAGCTTCCTCACCGCCCCCGGCGGCTACCCGGTCGACCGGCCGTGGGCGTCGCCCGGCAGCGCCCGCGAGATCGTCGTCGAGGCGGGCGACGACCGCGCCGCCCTGCCGACCGCGGCCGAGACGGCGGTCGCCGAGCAGCTGGCGTTCGGGGCATCCGTCATCAAGGTCGCGCTGAACCGCGCGGCGGGCCCCGTGCTCGACGCGGCGACGCTCGCGGCGGTCGTCGCGAGCGCGCACGCCGCCGGCGTGCCGGTGGTCGCGCACGTCGAGGGCGACGGGATGTCGCAGCTCGCGATCGACGCCGGCGTCGACGCCTTCGCGCACACCCCGTTCACCGAGCGCCTCGACGACGACCTCATCGCCCGGGCGGTCGCCGCCGGGCAGTGCTGGATCTCGACGCTCTTCGTCGCCGGCTACGGCGAGCCGACCCCCGAGGCCGCGATCGCGCTCGACAACCTCGGCCGCTTCCACGCCGCCGGCGGGCGGGTGCTCTACGGCACCGACCTCGGCAACGGCGAGCAGCCGCTCGGCGTGAACCCCGCCGAACTCGCGCTGCTCGTGCGCGCCGGCCTCGGGGCATCCGCGGTGATCGCCTCGCTCACCGACCCGTGGCCCGTCGGAGTCGACGAGGTCGGCGACGGCGCCGTCGCGACCTTCGTGCCCGGCGAGCCGCCGGCCAGCCTCGACGCGCTTCCCGACTGGTTGGCCGCCGCCGGTCTCTCGCCCGCCGAAGACCTGCAGCAGTACTGACGATTTGGAGCACCGGTGACCCACGACCCCCACCTCGCCTTCGCCCGCCGCATGGACCGCGCCGACGGTCTCGCGCACTACCGCAAGCGCTTCGCGGGCGCCGAGACCGATGTCGTCTACTTCGACGGCAACTCGCTCGGACGCCCGCCCGTCTCGGCGATCGAGCGCGTCGAGCGGTTCCTGCGGGAGGACTGGGGCGGGCGCCTCATCCGCGGTTGGGACGAGGCGTGGCTGCAGCTGCCCACCGAGATCGGCGACCGCATCGGCCGCTCCGTCATCGAGGCGAAGGCCGGCCAGACGATCATCGGCGACTCGACCACGGTGCTCCTCTACAAGCTCGCCCGAGCGGCCGTCGACGCCCAGGTCGCCCGCGACCCCGCGCGGC
The sequence above is a segment of the Agromyces hippuratus genome. Coding sequences within it:
- the kynA gene encoding tryptophan 2,3-dioxygenase, translated to MEANTRTIEASVVTDFSDRMSYGGYLDLPTLLSAQQPISRPEHHDELLFIIQHQTTELWLKLVLHELETARDLLRADELAPALKCIARVKHIQKTLTEQWSVLATLTPTEYAQFRGVLGNASGFQSYQYRAVEFVLGNKNAKMMQVFESDAAATAILRHALDSPSLYDEFLRLLARAGYPIPAEILERDVTQAWTFAPELVPVFASIYADTSEHWAAYETCEELVDLEDNFQLWRFRHLKTVERIIGSKTGTGGSSGASFLRRALDLTFFPELYAVRTEIPG
- a CDS encoding acetylxylan esterase, translating into MHVDLPESELRTYLGSGREPADFDEFWAGTLAEARSVPVDATMTATATPIVTLDVYDVAFRGFGGQIVRAWLRVPAGADRPLPTIVQLHGYGRGRGDAVENLLWASAGYAHLELDTRGQAWSGSRGATGDEAGSGPHVPGFLTRGIESAEEYYYRRLITDAVRLTDAARELPLVDGDRLLVTGISQGGGLALAVAGLVPGLAGVVARVPFLCDFPRATVITDARPYREIAEYLAHYRDRTEAVLDTLSYFDGVNFARRGTAPLRVTVALMDAVCPPSTVFAAYNNSPAPKSITVWPYNGHEGGGVDDDMLALDAFAEMVG
- the tatA gene encoding twin-arginine translocase TatA/TatE family subunit, with the translated sequence MFANLTGWHMLVVVFIILLLFGAPKLPALAKSLGQSMHILKKEVRSTDDPVDGDEAAARPTVAETGAGTGATSA
- a CDS encoding amidohydrolase family protein yields the protein MAGSLGHAPLDLGPGALRVRRSMSAERPGETGTMLPPLIDHHVHLMLVGPDALRDTALAGVVDLGGPLDTIAAYARRDGVPRVAFAGSFLTAPGGYPVDRPWASPGSAREIVVEAGDDRAALPTAAETAVAEQLAFGASVIKVALNRAAGPVLDAATLAAVVASAHAAGVPVVAHVEGDGMSQLAIDAGVDAFAHTPFTERLDDDLIARAVAAGQCWISTLFVAGYGEPTPEAAIALDNLGRFHAAGGRVLYGTDLGNGEQPLGVNPAELALLVRAGLGASAVIASLTDPWPVGVDEVGDGAVATFVPGEPPASLDALPDWLAAAGLSPAEDLQQY